In the Haloferula helveola genome, one interval contains:
- a CDS encoding aminoglycoside phosphotransferase family protein produces the protein MPPSTSPVRQVDESVLKAITLIADQFAIEGEFAEGEEVHSGHINSTYRVTFESGDGSLNRYILQRINEKVFKDPLAVMRNVECVTRHINWKVLRVKKDLGGQTLNLYPGRGGRFWVAGPNGGIWRCYNCIEGCFTYDIVENTRQAYQAARAFGSFQDLVSDLPPDELEETIPRFHDTRMRYERLMEVAESDLHGRAGAVSAELEFVRKREAEVDRVLDGLRSGDIPQRITHNDTKINNVMIDGETDEAVCVIDLDTVMPGSVLYDFGDLVRTAVSPAAEDEQDLSKVQLRMPMFEALVEGYLEAGKEFLKESEVSLLAFSAKLITLEIGIRFLTDHIEGDVYFKTQRPGHNLDRARTQLQLVEEIEANMDQMERFVKKVWKGQ, from the coding sequence ATGCCGCCATCCACCTCCCCGGTCCGCCAAGTCGATGAATCCGTCCTCAAAGCCATCACCCTTATCGCCGACCAGTTCGCGATTGAGGGGGAATTCGCCGAGGGGGAGGAAGTCCACAGCGGCCACATCAATTCGACCTACCGGGTGACCTTCGAGAGCGGCGACGGATCGCTGAACCGATACATCCTCCAGCGCATCAACGAGAAGGTCTTCAAGGACCCGCTGGCGGTGATGCGAAACGTCGAGTGCGTGACCCGCCACATCAACTGGAAGGTGCTGCGGGTGAAGAAGGACCTCGGCGGCCAGACCCTGAACCTCTACCCCGGCCGCGGCGGTCGGTTCTGGGTCGCCGGCCCGAATGGCGGCATCTGGCGATGCTACAACTGCATCGAGGGCTGCTTCACCTACGACATCGTCGAGAACACCCGTCAGGCCTACCAGGCGGCGCGTGCCTTCGGTTCGTTCCAGGATCTGGTCAGCGACCTGCCGCCGGATGAACTGGAGGAAACGATTCCCCGTTTCCATGACACCCGGATGCGCTATGAGCGGCTGATGGAAGTCGCGGAGTCCGACCTCCACGGTCGGGCGGGCGCGGTTTCCGCCGAGCTGGAATTCGTCCGCAAGCGCGAGGCCGAGGTCGACCGGGTGCTCGACGGCTTGCGCTCCGGCGACATTCCGCAGCGGATCACCCACAACGACACCAAGATCAACAACGTGATGATCGACGGTGAGACCGACGAGGCGGTCTGCGTGATCGACCTCGACACGGTGATGCCCGGCTCGGTGCTTTACGATTTCGGCGACCTCGTGCGAACGGCGGTGAGCCCGGCGGCGGAAGACGAGCAGGACCTGTCGAAGGTCCAACTGCGGATGCCGATGTTCGAGGCGCTGGTCGAAGGCTACCTCGAAGCGGGGAAGGAGTTCCTCAAGGAAAGCGAGGTCTCGCTGCTGGCGTTCTCGGCGAAGCTGATCACTCTTGAGATCGGGATCCGTTTCCTCACCGACCACATCGAGGGCGACGTGTATTTCAAAACCCAACGCCCGGGACACAACCTCGACCGCGCGCGGACGCAGCTTCAGCTCGTCGAGGAGATCGAAGCCAACATGGACCAGATGGAGCGCTTCGTGAAGAAGGTCTGGAAGGGGCAGTAG
- a CDS encoding tetratricopeptide repeat protein: protein MGFVEVLRTALGWLELGLPEEALQELEGLTARDRMRRQALELKLVAQMKAGRWNAGADTGRLLCMREPKEPRFFIHAAYCLHETGDTVAARNWLMTGPSALIEDPLFHYNIACYHAVLGERKQARSHLRRAFSMDASLRRRAREDDDLTVLGDLP from the coding sequence ATGGGTTTCGTTGAGGTGCTCAGAACCGCACTCGGCTGGCTCGAACTCGGACTTCCCGAAGAAGCACTTCAGGAACTCGAGGGCCTGACCGCACGAGATCGCATGCGCCGTCAGGCACTGGAGCTCAAGCTGGTCGCCCAGATGAAAGCCGGCCGCTGGAATGCCGGGGCGGACACCGGGCGGCTGCTGTGCATGCGGGAGCCCAAGGAACCGCGCTTCTTCATCCATGCCGCCTACTGTCTGCACGAGACCGGCGACACCGTCGCGGCCCGCAACTGGCTGATGACCGGGCCGTCGGCACTGATCGAGGACCCGTTGTTCCACTACAACATTGCCTGCTACCACGCGGTCCTCGGGGAAAGGAAGCAGGCTCGCTCGCACCTGCGGCGGGCGTTTTCGATGGACGCGTCGCTGCGTCGGCGGGCGCGGGAGGACGACGACCTCACGGTTTTGGGCGATCTTCCGTGA
- a CDS encoding alpha/beta fold hydrolase, giving the protein MLVALLAGLTMSCAPSYTLVTTAPDEDLKNETFQYRKWVREGVDPDTVVVALHGFSGASIDYENLATHLLKEQPSSAVYAYEVRGQGRDPKKERRGDIDDPENWSVDLLTFTSLVEKKHPNAKIVWFGESMGGLILSHTYREQIEQGLKPPCDAIGISSPVVAIRDDFPAWKKELVRGLSKVAPKKRISLETLAGGQEVQMTEDSFHSEQSETNSWHVERHTLRLLVTLGDMIEEMPECAESFAVPTLVLHGGKDFFTEADDVKTFVGHIPETTYSTRKFYPEGHHLLMYDTGKEKVISDIAGWLGELRK; this is encoded by the coding sequence GTGCTGGTCGCCTTGCTGGCCGGACTCACCATGTCCTGCGCGCCGTCGTACACCCTCGTGACAACGGCTCCGGACGAGGACCTCAAGAACGAGACCTTCCAGTATCGCAAGTGGGTCCGTGAGGGCGTCGATCCCGACACCGTGGTGGTCGCGCTGCACGGATTCAGCGGCGCCTCGATCGACTACGAGAATCTGGCGACGCATCTCCTCAAGGAGCAGCCAAGTAGCGCGGTGTATGCCTACGAGGTCCGTGGCCAGGGACGCGACCCGAAGAAGGAACGCCGCGGCGATATTGACGACCCCGAGAACTGGTCGGTCGATCTCCTGACTTTCACCTCGCTGGTTGAGAAGAAGCATCCGAACGCGAAGATCGTCTGGTTCGGTGAGAGCATGGGCGGATTGATCCTTTCCCACACCTACCGCGAACAGATCGAGCAGGGGCTGAAGCCGCCGTGCGATGCGATCGGTATCAGCTCGCCGGTGGTCGCGATCCGCGACGACTTTCCGGCATGGAAGAAGGAACTCGTCCGCGGCCTTTCGAAAGTCGCCCCGAAGAAGCGGATATCGCTTGAGACCCTCGCCGGCGGTCAGGAAGTGCAGATGACCGAAGACAGCTTCCACTCCGAGCAGTCCGAGACGAACTCGTGGCATGTCGAGAGACACACGTTGCGGCTGCTGGTGACACTGGGCGACATGATCGAGGAAATGCCGGAGTGCGCCGAATCCTTCGCCGTGCCGACGCTCGTCCTGCACGGCGGCAAGGACTTCTTCACCGAAGCGGACGACGTGAAGACCTTCGTCGGTCACATCCCGGAAACCACCTACTCCACCCGCAAGTTCTACCCGGAAGGCCACCACCTCCTGATGTATGACACGGGCAAGGAAAAGGTGATTTCGGACATCGCGGGCTGGCTCGGCGAACTTCGGAAGTAG
- a CDS encoding class I SAM-dependent RNA methyltransferase yields MPRPPKKFHPFPFEYHQELELTIDALSNLGDGIARVSVPSPEDDGAAESREGWVVFVPFTLPGEKVRARIFRNDKNHSRADLLEVLDPSTDRAEPGCELFGLCGGCQYQHLRYEAQLAWKTRQVEELMRHMADVEHPVLPCHPSPRQWGYRSKITPHFAKPQNGTIQDIGFLPNGRRSGLVDVPKCPIAMDEINAALPGVREEARQNAKNYRRGATLLLRASEGRVETNPNAVVTEHVGELSLDFLAGDFFQNNPFILPDFTGHVAREAAAGGARYLVDAYCGSGLFALTLAGHFEQVAGVEVSETSADWARRNAKSNSIENTTFLAASAEAIFEDIAFDPNQTAIVIDPPRKGCSEEFLDQLVAFSPSRVVYVSCNPATQVRDLEKLLAAGFKLETVQPFDLFPHTRHLECVMTLSK; encoded by the coding sequence ATGCCGCGCCCGCCGAAGAAGTTCCATCCCTTTCCCTTCGAATACCATCAGGAGCTGGAACTGACCATCGATGCCCTGAGCAACCTTGGCGATGGCATCGCCCGGGTCAGCGTGCCTTCGCCTGAAGACGACGGAGCGGCCGAATCACGCGAAGGATGGGTTGTGTTCGTCCCCTTCACGCTCCCTGGGGAAAAGGTCAGGGCGCGGATTTTCCGCAACGACAAGAACCACTCACGGGCTGACCTGCTCGAAGTCCTCGATCCTTCGACCGACCGGGCCGAGCCCGGTTGCGAGTTGTTCGGGCTGTGTGGCGGTTGCCAGTACCAGCATCTCCGCTACGAGGCCCAGCTCGCGTGGAAAACCCGACAGGTCGAGGAGCTGATGCGGCACATGGCCGACGTAGAGCACCCGGTGCTGCCCTGCCACCCATCGCCGAGGCAGTGGGGCTACCGGTCGAAGATCACGCCCCACTTCGCCAAGCCGCAGAACGGCACGATCCAGGACATCGGCTTCCTTCCCAACGGCCGCCGCTCGGGACTGGTGGACGTGCCGAAGTGCCCGATCGCGATGGATGAGATCAATGCCGCACTTCCGGGCGTCCGTGAAGAAGCCCGGCAGAACGCCAAAAACTACCGCCGCGGCGCGACGCTGCTGCTCCGTGCCAGCGAAGGCCGGGTCGAGACGAACCCGAACGCCGTCGTGACCGAGCATGTCGGCGAACTGTCCCTCGACTTCCTCGCAGGCGACTTTTTCCAGAACAATCCCTTCATCCTCCCCGACTTCACCGGCCATGTCGCCCGCGAAGCCGCGGCAGGCGGAGCGCGATACCTGGTCGATGCCTACTGTGGCTCGGGGTTATTCGCGCTGACCCTTGCCGGACACTTCGAACAGGTGGCAGGCGTCGAAGTCAGCGAGACCTCCGCCGACTGGGCCCGCCGCAATGCGAAGAGCAACAGCATCGAAAACACCACCTTCCTCGCCGCCAGCGCCGAAGCGATCTTCGAGGACATCGCCTTCGACCCCAACCAAACCGCGATCGTCATCGACCCGCCGCGCAAGGGCTGCTCCGAGGAATTCCTCGACCAACTCGTCGCCTTCTCGCCGTCGCGAGTGGTTTACGTTTCCTGCAACCCGGCGACCCAAGTCCGCGACCTCGAAAAGCTGCTCGCCGCCGGCTTCAAGCTCGAGACCGTCCAGCCCTTCGACCTCTTCCCCCACACCCGCCATCTCGAGTGCGTGATGACGCTCTCGAAGTAG
- a CDS encoding class I SAM-dependent methyltransferase, giving the protein MRPAVPFSYPGIDGDIDRFRELFRLGLKTAGWVPRPLPAILNLACGRADETGVLVESLAPISGPLFLLGIDLRPAEIQEAKARWLPTREPDHQIEFRAGDASRVDRMRQLPPFDFIFIRHQNYWSEVEVWTRLLRNALAALKPDGVLGITSYFDREHELASACLAQLGATRIADLLHPASRPLGDAPGKSVDRRLAFFRSGGL; this is encoded by the coding sequence TTGCGACCGGCCGTTCCATTCAGCTACCCGGGCATCGATGGCGACATCGACCGCTTCCGCGAGCTCTTCCGTCTCGGGCTGAAGACCGCCGGTTGGGTGCCCCGCCCGTTGCCCGCGATCCTGAACCTCGCCTGCGGGCGGGCCGACGAGACCGGGGTGCTGGTCGAGAGCCTCGCGCCGATCTCCGGGCCGCTTTTCCTGCTCGGGATCGACCTCCGCCCTGCGGAAATCCAGGAGGCCAAGGCCCGCTGGCTGCCGACCCGCGAACCCGACCACCAAATTGAGTTCCGGGCCGGAGATGCCTCGAGGGTCGACAGGATGCGCCAGTTGCCGCCCTTCGATTTCATTTTCATCCGCCACCAGAACTACTGGAGCGAGGTCGAAGTCTGGACCCGCCTGCTTCGCAATGCTCTCGCCGCGCTCAAACCGGACGGCGTGCTCGGCATCACTTCCTACTTCGACCGGGAGCACGAACTGGCATCGGCCTGCCTCGCCCAGCTGGGAGCGACGCGGATCGCCGACTTGCTCCACCCGGCCTCCCGACCTCTCGGCGACGCCCCGGGCAAGTCAGTCGACCGGCGCCTGGCGTTTTTCCGGAGTGGCGGTCTCTGA
- a CDS encoding serine hydrolase domain-containing protein — MGVSPAGLGALLGAFEENFRSHGEIGASVSVWWRGSEVLSEGRGWCEKEASQPWTARTLVPVYSATKGPASAALLLALEEHGLGAETPVGEVWPAFPLPTASFGDLLSHQCGLAALDEAANIWKHEEVVAAIEAQLPTWRPGEGHGYHPRTFGALVDEPVRRLTGMPLGRFWNEKVARPLALDFWIGLPESEMGRVARLYPGKAQAGDFEKGFYREFGREGSLTSRAFRSPRGLRSVQEMNEPDAWRAGFPAMGGIGTASALAKFYQVVQGAIPGPFGAGVLGALAKRRCEGDDRVLIQPTAFSAGCQLDPLDDSGRKLRQLYGPEISSFGHPGAGGSHAFADPENGISFAYTMNQMELSVMPGRRSTRLIEALYG, encoded by the coding sequence ATGGGGGTGTCGCCAGCCGGATTGGGTGCGCTGTTGGGTGCGTTTGAGGAGAATTTCCGCAGTCACGGCGAGATCGGGGCGTCGGTCAGTGTCTGGTGGCGCGGCTCCGAAGTGCTGTCGGAAGGGCGCGGGTGGTGTGAAAAGGAAGCCAGCCAGCCATGGACGGCCCGCACGCTGGTGCCGGTCTATTCGGCGACCAAAGGCCCGGCCTCGGCCGCGTTGTTGCTGGCGCTTGAGGAGCACGGGCTCGGGGCGGAAACGCCGGTGGGAGAAGTTTGGCCCGCATTTCCGCTACCCACGGCCAGTTTCGGTGACCTGCTCTCGCATCAGTGCGGTTTGGCAGCTTTGGACGAGGCCGCGAACATCTGGAAGCACGAGGAAGTCGTGGCGGCGATCGAGGCGCAGTTGCCGACGTGGAGACCGGGCGAGGGCCACGGTTATCATCCGAGGACCTTCGGAGCGCTGGTGGATGAACCGGTTCGGCGTCTCACGGGCATGCCGCTCGGACGCTTTTGGAACGAGAAGGTGGCCCGGCCGCTGGCTTTGGACTTCTGGATCGGGCTGCCCGAGTCGGAGATGGGACGCGTGGCCCGGCTTTACCCGGGAAAGGCGCAGGCGGGCGACTTCGAGAAGGGCTTTTACCGGGAGTTCGGGCGTGAAGGCAGCCTGACCAGTCGGGCGTTCCGCTCGCCCCGCGGCCTGCGGTCGGTGCAGGAAATGAATGAGCCCGACGCTTGGCGGGCGGGGTTTCCGGCGATGGGCGGGATTGGCACGGCGTCGGCGTTGGCGAAGTTCTACCAAGTCGTGCAGGGAGCGATCCCGGGGCCTTTCGGAGCCGGAGTGCTGGGGGCCTTGGCGAAACGCCGCTGCGAGGGAGACGACCGGGTGCTGATCCAGCCGACCGCCTTCTCGGCGGGCTGCCAGCTGGACCCGCTGGACGATTCCGGGCGAAAGCTCCGCCAGCTCTATGGGCCGGAGATCTCGTCTTTCGGCCATCCGGGGGCGGGAGGAAGCCACGCCTTCGCAGATCCGGAGAACGGGATCAGCTTCGCCTACACGATGAACCAGATGGAACTCAGCGTGATGCCCGGACGGCGCAGCACTCGGTTGATCGAGGCGCTTTACGGGTGA
- a CDS encoding metal-dependent hydrolase yields MSRLTYYGHACFSIELADGTKLLFDPFITPNELAKEIDVDAIEADYVLLTHGHADHVADAESILKRTGATLISNFEIVSWFGGKGIENAHPMNHGGGFDFPFGRVTYVNAVHSSSLPDGSYGGNPGGFVVETNDGSFYVSGDTALHFDQKILGERFQLDFGVLCIGDNFTMGPADAALAAEWAGLKKAVGVHYDTFPPIKIDHEAAKGEFAQRGVELLLPGIGETVDV; encoded by the coding sequence ATGAGCCGACTGACCTATTACGGACACGCCTGTTTTTCGATCGAACTCGCCGACGGCACCAAGCTTCTCTTCGACCCCTTCATCACGCCGAATGAGCTGGCGAAGGAGATCGATGTCGATGCGATCGAAGCCGACTACGTGCTGCTCACCCACGGTCATGCCGATCACGTGGCGGATGCGGAAAGCATCCTCAAGCGCACCGGCGCCACGCTGATCTCGAACTTCGAGATCGTTTCGTGGTTCGGCGGCAAGGGCATCGAGAACGCCCACCCGATGAACCATGGCGGCGGCTTCGACTTTCCCTTCGGTCGCGTGACCTACGTCAACGCCGTCCACTCCTCGTCGCTCCCCGATGGCAGCTACGGCGGCAACCCGGGCGGCTTCGTGGTCGAGACGAATGACGGCTCGTTCTATGTGTCGGGCGACACCGCGCTGCACTTCGACCAGAAGATTCTCGGCGAGCGTTTCCAACTCGACTTCGGCGTGCTCTGCATTGGCGACAATTTCACGATGGGCCCAGCCGACGCTGCACTCGCCGCCGAGTGGGCAGGGCTGAAGAAAGCAGTCGGCGTTCACTACGACACCTTCCCGCCGATCAAGATCGATCACGAAGCGGCCAAGGGCGAATTCGCGCAGCGCGGCGTCGAGCTCCTGCTTCCGGGGATCGGAGAAACGGTTGATGTTTGA
- the rpoD gene encoding RNA polymerase sigma factor RpoD, whose amino-acid sequence MSSKKATTKKAKASTKTARKPAAKKAAKKTAKKAPAKKAAKKVGKKTAAKKTVKKVAKKAVKKPAKKAPAKKKTPAKKVVKKAAKKTVKKAAATKPKASKPAAKPKAKAEPAAKEEPAKAEAAPAKDAKATDGKQDGKRRIDTPEIQEKIRELIKLAKEQEYLTYDDINEILPNDLVEPSDVEAIMQQLRDMEFDIIDASEVDRFKDKKRESGDDDAPEPKDQKLDILDDPVRMYLKQMGQVPLLTREQEVEISKRIEDAEIEVAKQLHLFGFVADSYLELADKLTKGKERFDRVILDKKIESRERYMKTLPKLCDQLRQLHEENDTIFRQLSAKNPRGKKKLQDTFAKNLQTLHRVYSRFYFKQKVTEDFCEQVEDYQQKFWKYGRKLQTDPKDKEFQTKLREIQQHAWHDSADFDETNKNLRHWLREALKAKTEMVEANLRLVISIAKKYTNRGLSFLDLIQEGNMGLMKAVEKFEYRRGYKFSTYATWWIRQAITRSIADQARTIRIPVHMIETINKLMRVQKQLVQEYGREPSPEEIAEEIHLPVERVRAVLKMAQQPISLQAPVGDSDDTSFGDFIEDKAAENPMEEAGFAMLKEKIGDVLCTLTEREREVLEQRFGLKDGYSRTLEEVGRQFQVTRERIRQIEAKALRKMRHPTRIRKLEGFIELPGM is encoded by the coding sequence ATGTCCTCGAAGAAAGCCACCACCAAGAAGGCCAAGGCCTCGACCAAGACCGCCCGCAAACCGGCCGCCAAAAAAGCGGCCAAGAAGACGGCGAAAAAAGCACCGGCCAAGAAAGCTGCCAAGAAGGTCGGCAAGAAGACTGCTGCGAAGAAAACGGTGAAGAAGGTCGCGAAGAAAGCGGTGAAGAAGCCCGCCAAGAAGGCTCCGGCCAAGAAGAAGACTCCGGCCAAGAAGGTCGTGAAGAAGGCGGCGAAGAAGACGGTCAAGAAGGCCGCCGCGACGAAGCCGAAGGCGAGCAAGCCGGCCGCCAAACCGAAAGCCAAGGCCGAGCCCGCGGCGAAGGAAGAACCGGCCAAGGCCGAGGCCGCACCGGCGAAGGATGCCAAGGCGACCGACGGCAAGCAGGACGGCAAGCGCCGCATCGACACGCCGGAAATCCAGGAGAAGATCCGCGAGCTCATCAAGCTCGCCAAGGAGCAGGAGTACCTCACCTACGACGACATCAACGAGATCCTGCCGAACGATCTCGTCGAGCCGTCCGACGTCGAGGCGATCATGCAGCAGCTCCGCGACATGGAGTTCGACATCATCGACGCCTCCGAGGTCGACCGCTTCAAGGACAAGAAGCGCGAGTCCGGCGACGACGACGCTCCGGAGCCGAAGGACCAGAAGCTCGATATTCTCGACGACCCGGTCCGGATGTATCTCAAGCAGATGGGCCAGGTGCCGCTGCTCACCCGCGAGCAGGAGGTCGAGATCTCCAAGCGCATCGAGGATGCGGAAATCGAGGTCGCCAAGCAACTCCACCTGTTCGGCTTCGTCGCCGACAGCTACCTCGAGCTCGCCGACAAGCTGACCAAGGGCAAGGAGCGCTTCGACCGCGTGATCCTCGACAAGAAGATCGAGTCGCGCGAGCGCTACATGAAGACGCTGCCGAAGCTGTGCGACCAGCTGCGCCAGCTCCACGAGGAGAACGACACGATTTTCCGCCAGCTCTCGGCCAAGAACCCGCGCGGCAAGAAGAAGCTGCAGGACACCTTCGCCAAGAACCTGCAGACGCTGCACCGCGTCTACTCGCGCTTCTACTTCAAGCAGAAGGTCACCGAGGACTTCTGCGAGCAGGTCGAGGACTACCAGCAGAAGTTCTGGAAGTACGGCCGCAAGCTGCAGACCGATCCGAAGGACAAGGAGTTCCAGACCAAACTGCGCGAGATCCAGCAGCACGCCTGGCACGACTCGGCCGACTTCGACGAGACCAACAAGAACCTCCGCCACTGGCTGCGTGAGGCACTCAAGGCGAAGACCGAGATGGTCGAGGCCAACCTGCGTCTCGTGATTTCGATCGCGAAGAAGTACACCAACCGCGGCCTGTCGTTCCTCGACCTGATCCAGGAAGGCAACATGGGCCTGATGAAGGCGGTGGAGAAATTCGAATACCGCCGCGGTTACAAGTTCTCGACCTACGCGACGTGGTGGATCCGCCAGGCGATCACCCGCTCGATCGCCGACCAGGCCCGGACGATCCGGATCCCGGTCCACATGATCGAGACGATCAACAAGCTGATGCGGGTGCAGAAGCAGCTCGTTCAGGAATACGGTCGCGAACCTTCCCCGGAGGAAATCGCCGAGGAAATCCACCTTCCGGTCGAGCGCGTCCGTGCCGTCCTCAAGATGGCCCAGCAGCCGATCTCGCTGCAGGCGCCGGTCGGCGATTCCGACGACACGTCCTTCGGTGACTTCATCGAGGACAAGGCGGCCGAGAACCCGATGGAGGAAGCCGGCTTCGCGATGCTGAAGGAAAAGATCGGCGACGTCCTCTGCACCCTCACCGAGCGCGAGCGCGAGGTGCTTGAGCAGCGCTTCGGCCTCAAGGACGGCTACAGCCGGACCCTCGAGGAAGTCGGCCGCCAGTTCCAGGTCACCCGCGAACGGATCCGTCAGATCGAAGCCAAGGCGCTGCGCAAGATGCGCCACCCCACCCGGATCCGGAAGCTGGAAGGCTTCATCGAGCTGCCGGGGATGTAA
- the dnaG gene encoding DNA primase has protein sequence MPQIPRETVEQVLAATDIVDLISSYGFTVKRAGSRFVTLCPFHNEKSPSFSIDPVRQFFHCFGCKKSGDAIHFVREHENLTFIDAVKKLASRASIPIVEEAVDPKEERARRDRGRLLDLHREVSRFFHSLLLKSPDAAHAREYLKSRGFGKEMAERWEIGWAPESARTFLDWAREKGVRGRDLVNSGLAIQRDSGGLYIRFRDRLMFPIRNDHGDVIAFSGRQLREDPRSGKYINSPETTLFKKSNVLFALDRSRKGIMNEKAVLLCEGQIDAIACHEQGIENAIAPLGTAFTPQHAKILKRYTKQALLCFDADSAGYTAAERAFRELAGEDFSVRVVRMPPGEDPDSFMQKNGTDAFRALLGEALNFFDFKIEHAKSNGGLSGPQERAAFTRDCAELLSVVSDAVSRDAMINHVATRLRTGVPELRSAVADVARKGATRRKFERRREEEPEPAAVVEPVPLDRRIGTLCALALHSTEARDWLAEQFENIHEIEKQLEGVAILRAILSARPDPTSPASINSFLSGLPEGQRLALQQEPSFSENLPDDPVTSAEQTLADASALALEKEDAQIKAALNDPDLGIEEQIKLLQRAKEIAELIGGLQGRALTTDRFAPSARGKRSENPWKKGDFRDERKP, from the coding sequence GTGCCGCAGATCCCACGAGAAACCGTCGAGCAGGTGCTGGCCGCCACCGACATCGTGGATCTGATCAGTTCCTACGGCTTCACGGTCAAGCGCGCCGGCTCGCGCTTCGTCACCCTCTGCCCGTTCCACAACGAGAAGTCGCCGTCATTCTCGATCGACCCGGTCCGGCAGTTCTTCCACTGCTTCGGCTGCAAGAAGAGCGGCGACGCGATCCACTTCGTCCGCGAGCACGAGAACCTGACATTCATCGATGCGGTCAAGAAACTCGCCAGCCGGGCCTCGATCCCGATCGTCGAGGAAGCGGTCGACCCGAAGGAAGAGCGCGCCCGCCGCGACCGCGGTCGGCTGCTCGATCTGCATCGAGAGGTTTCGCGCTTCTTCCACTCGCTGCTGCTGAAATCGCCGGATGCCGCCCACGCCCGCGAGTACCTGAAATCGCGCGGATTCGGGAAGGAAATGGCCGAGCGCTGGGAGATCGGCTGGGCGCCGGAGTCGGCCCGCACTTTCCTCGATTGGGCCCGGGAGAAGGGCGTCCGCGGCCGCGACCTCGTCAATTCCGGGCTCGCGATCCAGCGCGACTCCGGCGGGCTCTACATCCGCTTCCGCGACCGGCTGATGTTTCCCATCCGCAATGACCACGGCGACGTGATCGCATTTTCCGGCAGGCAGCTGCGCGAGGACCCACGATCGGGAAAATACATCAACTCGCCCGAGACCACCCTGTTCAAGAAGTCGAACGTGTTGTTCGCCCTCGATCGGTCCCGCAAGGGCATCATGAACGAAAAGGCGGTGCTTCTCTGCGAAGGGCAGATCGACGCGATCGCCTGCCACGAACAAGGCATCGAGAACGCGATCGCTCCGCTCGGCACCGCCTTCACCCCGCAGCACGCGAAGATCCTCAAGCGCTACACCAAGCAGGCGCTGCTCTGCTTCGACGCCGACTCCGCCGGCTACACCGCCGCCGAGCGGGCCTTCCGGGAACTGGCCGGAGAGGACTTTTCCGTCCGGGTGGTGCGGATGCCGCCGGGCGAGGATCCGGACTCCTTCATGCAGAAGAACGGCACGGACGCCTTCCGTGCCCTGCTCGGCGAGGCGCTGAACTTCTTCGATTTCAAAATCGAGCACGCCAAGTCCAACGGCGGGCTGTCCGGACCCCAGGAACGGGCCGCTTTCACCCGCGACTGCGCCGAGCTGCTGTCAGTGGTGAGCGACGCGGTCTCGCGCGACGCGATGATCAACCACGTCGCGACCCGCCTCCGGACCGGCGTGCCCGAGCTCCGGTCGGCCGTCGCCGACGTGGCCCGCAAAGGCGCCACCCGCCGGAAATTCGAACGGCGGCGGGAGGAGGAACCCGAGCCGGCCGCCGTGGTCGAACCGGTCCCGCTCGACCGCCGCATCGGCACCCTGTGCGCGCTGGCCCTCCATTCGACGGAGGCGCGCGACTGGCTGGCCGAGCAGTTCGAGAACATTCACGAGATCGAAAAGCAGCTCGAAGGCGTCGCGATCCTGCGAGCGATCCTGTCGGCCCGCCCCGACCCCACCTCGCCGGCCTCGATCAACAGTTTCCTCAGCGGCCTGCCCGAAGGCCAGCGCCTCGCCCTGCAGCAGGAGCCGTCGTTTTCCGAGAACCTGCCCGACGACCCGGTCACGAGCGCGGAACAGACGCTGGCCGACGCCAGCGCGCTGGCCCTTGAGAAAGAGGACGCCCAGATCAAGGCCGCCCTGAACGACCCGGATCTCGGCATTGAGGAGCAGATCAAACTGCTCCAGAGGGCCAAGGAAATCGCCGAGCTGATCGGAGGCTTGCAGGGTCGGGCGCTCACCACCGACCGGTTCGCTCCGAGCGCCCGCGGCAAAAGAAGCGAAAATCCTTGGAAGAAAGGGGATTTTCGGGACGAAAGAAAACCTTGA